TTTTAGCTCTGGTCCGAAGAACCCTCCTGCTTCTGACTTGCCAAAAGCACCGGTAAGAGGAGATTTAGCGCAGACAGTATATCTTGGTACTGCAGGGGCTTTTGATCCTGTTAATAGCCCAGGTGCAAAAACCAATACATTATCTGGACCTAGTGGGTCAATTCCTGGCTTGACGTGCTTCAACAGAAAATATGCTCCGAGGCCAAGGCCCCCCATGTATTTTCTGTAAAAGTTCTCGCCGTAACTTTCTATTTCATAGGTTTTTGTTTCTAAATCTACAAACAATACATTTCCCATAAATCCGTAGCTCATTTGATAACACCTCCTGTTAAAAATTTATTTAAATTAGCCGCCGCCAAAAATGGGAAAAAGCTTCACTTCATCACCGTCATTTAGTTTAATACTTTCTAAAGTTTCATAATTAGTTACAAGTTTGTCGTTTATTAAAATTACTCCTAGCTCTCCTTTAATAAAGCCGTAAAATTCAATTAAATCTTTAAGTGTGCTGCTTTCTTTGATAGTAACCTTATTAACTTTAGTTTCACTTTCTACTGAATACCTTTCGAGAGGACCGTTCAAAACAACTGTTATAGTTATATTATCCTCCCCCTACAATTTTCTAATAAATGAAAACGGTTTCATGGCCTCTTGATGCTTATTTCTAGGGAGAAACAAAAATTCCTCTATTTTCTCAAAAAAAAATTAATTTTTTCTAATTTTCGTTACTACACATTCTTTAAATGAAAGCGATTTCAATATTAACAAAAAAATAAAAGCCATAAAAAAAGCAAGCTTAAAGCTTGCTAAAAACTCTCGTTAAATATTAATTAAGATCGATATAGCTGAATTTATTCCCACTCCACTCAAGGAAACTAATTAAATCTTTAGAATTCAACACGATACTAGCTGTATTAACATTTGGATGTAGCACTATATTCTTATCGTCACTTATATCTTTATCAATGATGATTTCAACGTGATTTTCTTCATCATTAATTGCTCCGAAAGGAGAAACTGCTCCTTTGTCAAGCTTTAGATATTTATGTAACCTTCTTTCTGAAGCAAAACTAAGCCTAGAACTTTCTATTTTGGATGCTAATTGTTTAAGATCTACGTTTTTTTCTCCAGTTAATACAACAAGATAATGCTTGTTTCCTTTATTATTACGTAAAAATAAATTTTTACATATGCTTGCATTTACCCCTTCTACCTCTTCTTCTAACTCTTCAACAGTGTATACCGGCTCATGAGAGTATTTATCATAGTTTATGCTCAAACTATCTAAAACCTGATATACTTTTTGTTCATTGCCTTCCATTTTGATTGCCCCTCCCTTATATTGTTTATTCGCTAATATTTTCCTCGATCCTTTCTTTATATATATCAGCCTGTTTCAAAACAGTATTAGAAAAGTCGCTTTCAGCAGTACCATGTGTTTGAATATAACTTTCAAGATTTTCCGATCCCATATTATATGCACTTAAAACCCTATGGAGGTCTCCATCATATTTTTCATATCGTTCCTTAAGGTAAGTCGTGCCTATTTTAATATTGTATTTTGCGTCAAAAAGTAACTCACTATTGAATTCATATCCGTGACTATTTGCCACTCTCTCAGCTGTACTAGGCATAACTTGTAATAAACCTCTTGCGCCAGCCACACTACCAACATTTTCCGGGTCAAAATTACTTTCTACCTGTATCAATCCTAAAACAACATGGATATCTATACCATATTCTTTTGTCTTTGTTACTAGCTTTTCAACTTCATCCATATTAAGGGTGTTATATTCTGAAACTACTTCATAGACTGCATTAACTTTATCAGAGATTCTGTCTTCCTTAGATTTATTTTGAGATTCATTTTGATCTTCCTTATTTTTTTCATTAATTTTTTCATTTTCATCAACATCCAGGTTGTTATCTTTAATATATTCTTCGCTTACTGTAATTTCCTCGTTTACAATTTGAACGTATTTATAATCATTTGACCAGTTAATTTCTAGATTAAAGGCATCCTTTAAAGCTCTTAGGGGTATCACTGTTCTATCTTTTTCAGTAATCTTTGCTTTTGCATCAAGCTCCAAAACTTCACCATTATGTACAAAGCTTGAATCATTAATGTTAAACTGTAACTTTAAATTATCTTTAACGATCTCTACCTCACCGTTATCACCGTTATCACCATTCCAGTTAACTTCAGCATCTAAAGCTCTACTAACGAACCTTAACGGGACTTGGGTTCTATCGTTTTCATCAATAAAAGGTTTTTGATCTGGGAAATATATTAAATGTTCATTAACAAATAGTGAAACTTTTTCATTGTTATCCATGTTATCCTCTTGACCATACGTAACGTTGGTATTTACAATACCACTTACCACGGTGATAGTTACTAATGTGCAAACTGCTAAAAGTGCTGCTTTTTTTAGCATAACTTAACATCTCCTTTGGTTAATTTAAATAATTGTTTTAAATTTTGTCTTTCAATTAGATATTATATACTCTATACTAAAATAAGAAAAGGATTTAACAAAAAAGGATTATTTTAAAAGGATTTGGTAAAATTTCATAGAACTAATAACTAGTGTTAAAATAATAATATACCAAAAATAAAGAGGTGATATGCATGAAAACAAATGAAAACTTAATGAAAGCTTTTGCAGGGGAATCTCAAGCAAATCGTATGTATTTGGCTTTTGCTATGCAGGCAGAAAATGAAGGCTATGAAAACGTAGCTCGTGTATTTAGAGCTATTGCTGAAGGAGAAACAATTCATGCTTTAAAACACTTTGAGGTAGCTGGCAAAATTGGCAGTACTGTAGAAAACTTAGAAGAAGCTGCAAAAGGAGAAGAATACGAATATACCGATATGTATCCAGAGTTCATTGAGAAAGCTAAAGAAGAAGATCATGGCAAAGCAGTTAAGAGTTTTGAAAGGGCTAATGAAGCTGAAAAAGTTCATGGTAAAACCTACACAGAGCTGAAAAAGATTGTAGAAGAAGGTAAAGATTTAGAAGATAAAGAGATAAAGCTATGCCCTGTTTGCGGGTGGGTAGGCATCGATGATATTCCTGAGAGATGTCCTATCTGTAGCACTCCATCTAATAGATTTGAAGATTATTAAGAGAATTACTAATGAACTAAAAAAGACACAGCCTTTTGAAAGGTTGTGTCTTTTTTAGTTTTATTTTTGTAGATGTACGTCCATTTGGGGGTAGGGGATATTGATTCCTTCTTTATCAAAGGCTATTTTAGTAGTTTCATTTAATTCAAAAAGTAAAGGCCAGTAATTTTCAGCCTTACACCATACCCTATAATAAAAGACAAGAGCGCTATCCCCATGTTCACCGAGGACTATTTGTGGAGGAGGATCATCAAATATAAGTTCATGTTTATCTGCTATATCTTTAAGTATTTCTCTTACTTTCTCTATATCTGTATCATAACCTACACTTAGCGTTAGATCTAATCTTCTGGTATCATAGGCTGAATAGTTAATAGCGCTATTGTTAGATAGACTTGCGTTTGGAATGATTATTTTTTTGTTGTCTGGAGTGTTTAATATTGTATAAAATACTTGAATATCATGAACTGTACCAGCATAGCCAGCTGACTCAATATAATCTCCGACTTTAAAAGGTTTTAAAGTCAAAATAAGTACTCCCCCTGCAAAATTAGCAAGACTACCCTGAAGGGCTAGTCCAATTGCAAACCCAATTGAAGCAATTAATGCTACAAAAGTAGTGACCTCGACTCCTAACATTGAAGCAACTGTAATTAGCAATACAATTTTTAATAGAACACTTATTACAGAGGTCAAAAAAGAACTTAAAGATTCTTCAATCGATGACTTGACAAGCCTTGCTGAAGCTACTGTTGTAATTTTTTTAATTACTTTTAAACCTACAATTAAGACTATAAGAGCTAATAATACCTGACTTCCATAAGAAATTGACATTTCAAAAAGTGAATCTAAATCCATTTTATTACCTCCAGTCAGTGGCGTTTATAATATGATTTTAGCTTTTCATATCAAAATTCGTTACATTTATTTAGTATCCTGCAATTTAATTTATTATGTTACTCTTTATGTTACTCTGTAATATCAGTTTCATCTTGTTCTTCTTCATAATCGTCATTATTAATTTCAATATTTTCTTCCTCGTCCTCTTCTTCTAGTTCCTCTTTCTCTTCTTCTGCTTCAGGCTTGTCTTCTTCAGACCCATCATGATTGTTATTACAAATATTGGTGGGTGGCATAAGAGACTTATCTTGTGTAGTTCTACCTGCGCCTCCATTCCACCTATTATCAGTTACTCTAGGTGGATCTCTATCCAAAAAAGTTTTTGTAGTTGTTAATTCAGAAGGACAGTTATCTGAGGCAATAATTGCTGACTCATGTTCAGTACAAACTTCTAACTGAACAAATGCATCACATCTTTGTGTAGGGACACTACCTTTAACAAAATAATCCTCTGTTATAAAAGAATTTGGTGTAATACTAGAAGGTCTTAGCCCGGACTTTGTACTTACCGAGATAGGGCCTTCAATATTATCAGGTTTTTTAAAATCAGTATTACTTTTATCTTTGAGGGCAAAAGACATTATATCTTCTATAACCTTTGTTGTATAGTTGGTTCTGTTTTCTACCTTAATGTTATCCCTGTCATAACCTAGCCAAAATGTTGCAACTATATTTGGCGTATAACCTACAAGCCAGGCATCTCTGTAATTATGAGAAGTGCCTGTTTTGGCTGCTGCGTGAAAATCTAAATTAAGAGAGGATGCTGTACCCTCTGTTATAACATCTTTTAACATATCATTAATAAGCCAGGCAGTTTCGCTGGATATAACTTGGATTGGTTCTGGATTATTTTCATATATAATATTACCATGTCTATCTTTTATTTTTGTAATTGCATGCTGGTTCATTTTCTTTCCTTCATTGGCCAAAGCCCCGTAGGCCTTTGATAGGTCAATTGGCTTAACCCCTCTTTCTAACCCGCCAATCGCACCTGCCAAATTATTTCTGTCAGCTTCAGCAAAAGTAGTTATTCCAAAACTTTCTGCATACTCTATTCCAGTCTTGATACTTAATTTATCATAAACTTTTACAGCCGGAACATTTAGAGAACGTACAAGAGAGTCCCGTACAGTTGTCAAACCGGTAAAAGTCTGGTCAAAATTTTCTGGAGTATAATATTCACCATAGATTTCAAAGGCTGTAGGTGAATCATCAATAGCCGAAGAAGGGTTGATTAAACCTTCTTCAATTGCAGGTGAATAAACATTAATAGGTTTCATCGCTGAACCGGGAGACCTAGTACTTACTACACGATTCAACATGTTGTGATAATTATAATCACGTCCACCTACTAGAGCTTTTAGTTCGCCTGAATTTGGGTCAGATAGAACTAAAGCTCCCTGGGGTTGTATAATCCCGTTTTCATCTTCCCAGTTTTCTGGATAATTACCTGGATCATTTATAATGTTTTCTGCTTGACTTTGGAGTTCTCTGTCCATTGTAGTATGTATGGTAAGTCCATTGTGGTAAAGCACTTCTTCATGGTCTTCTTTTTCAAGTTTATTTTCGATTATATGTTTAGCCTCTTCATTAATAATATAATTTACAAAATGAGGGTAAGGAAACTTTCTTTCAGGTGGAGGCTCTAACATGTCATCTAAATCACGGTCTAAGGCCTCTCTGTATTCATTTGCTGAGATAAATCCCTGGTTATTCATAGCTTGAAGTACTGTTCGCTGTCTGCTTATGGCTCCTTCGGGATTTTCGTGTGGAGATAATCTACTGGGCTTTCTAATCATGCCTGCTAAAAGAGCTGCTTCTTCAATCTTTAACTCGTCGACATCTTTATCAAAATAAAACTTGCTAGCAGCCTGTATGCCATAATTGTTATGATTAAAATAAGTTGCGTAGTTTAAGTAAAATTCTAATATTTGATCTTTTGAGTAATGATTTTCAACCTGAAAAGCGAGTTTAGCTTCTTGAATTTTGCGCTCTAACTGATGTTCTGATGATAAAAATGCATTCTTTACAAGCTGTTGTGTTATGGTACTGCCACCCTGATTGCCTCTGAAAGGATTTCTTGTTTGGGAGAAATTATTTCTAGCCGCTCTAAGTATACCTTTTATATCTATTCCTGAATGTTCATAGAACCTTGAATCTTCAATGGCAATAAAAGCATTTACAACATGGTTAGGGACCTCATCGATTGAAACTTCTTCGCGTCTATGGTCTCTATCTAAAGTTACAATTCTTTTTCCTTCCCTATCTTTGATTATTGATGGAAGGCCTGCTTCTAATCCATCAGGGTTAAAATCAGGTGCCCCTTGGGAGTATGCAACTAAAATACCTGACATAGTGCCTATGCCAACTGCTAGAAAAAAATAAAAAGTTATAATTTTAATTAGAAATATAGTAGTTAACTTATTTTTAAAATTTGGCCCTAATTTAGAAGGTTTGGCTTCTTCTGTCATAATACTCATCTCCCTTATATCTATAAAGAGGGCGAAGGCTTACCAATAAAGTATCCTTGAGCGTAATCAACCCCAAGTTCCCTTAAAATTTCAATCGTTTTTTCCCTGTCAACGAACTCTGCTACCGTTTTTATATCAAGGCTTTTTGACATATCCAAGATAGTTTTTACTAAAACTTTATTTCTTTTACTTTCTGGTAAGTTTTTAATAAAAGTACCATCTATTTTTAAATAATCTACATTCATCTCTATTAAATGTACAAATGAAGTATAACCAACACCGAAATCATCGAGAGAGAATTTACATCCCATATCCTTCAATTTTTTGACAAAGCTAACTGCATTGCTAAGATTACTAATTGCAGCAGTTTCTGTAATCTCGAAAATTATATGCTCTGGGTTTGCATCAAACTGATAAATTGTATCTTGGAGATAATTAAACATTTCTTCGTCTTCGAAATATTTGCCAGAGAGGTTCATGCTAAATGAAATTATCTTGCCTTCTTGCATCAGTTTTGACTGCATTTTAATTGCTTTTTTTGTTATGATTTTATCTACTTCAGATATTAGGCCATGCCTTTCGGCAGTTGGAATAAAGGCTGCTGGAGACAAAACTTCGCCATCAGGCATTTTAAGCCTTGCTAATGCTTCTACATGACTAATTTCATTATTAGATAAATCAAGTATAGGTTGAAACCAGGGTACAAACCTTTCCTCTTCTATTGCTTTAATTATAAGCTGTTTTTCTTCCAAAACAGACTCCACGTTCTCAAAATAAGCATCATCTTCACGATACATGAGATAACGATTTCTCCCTTGTTCTCTCGCGTGAGATATAGCTGCACTTGATTTTGACAAAAGTTCATTACTGCTTGTGCCATGCTCCGGGAATAACGAAATTCCAATACTAACGGTAACTCTTAAAGCATTATTTAAAAAAGCATGCTCTTCAATATTTTTTCTTAAGTTTTCGGCTAATTTAATTGTTTCATTTTTGCCTTTTGAGACAATAAAAATTGCAAATTCATCGCTGCCAAGCCTTGAAGTCAAAGACCTCTTTGAAGGCTTTGTGATAATATCGAGCTCTTCTATTTGTTTTTCTAAATAGTCAGCGAAAGCTTTTAGGAATCTATCGCCAACGCTATGCCCAAAAGAGTCATTAATTAATTTAAAACCATCTATATTAATTTGTAACAAGGCTGCTTCTTCATTTTTGAGATTATCATTATTTAAATAATCGTCCAACAGCTTTAAAAAGTGTTCCCGGTTAAACATACCTGTAATTGTATCAAACTCTGCTAGATAATTTAGCTGTTTTTCGACTGCTATTTTCTCTGTTATATCTTCTTGAATTGCCAAAAAATTAGTAATGTTATCATTTTCATCGCGTATAGGGGATATAAAACCATTTACCCAATAATAAGTACCATCTTTCTTTTTGTTTTTCAATAGGCCTCGCCATGTATTGCCTTTTTTTATTTCTTGCCACATGTATTTGTATTCGGAGAGCTTTGTTTCACCGGAAGCAAGTATTCTTGGGTTTTTCCCTAATGCTTCTTGTTTAGAATAACCGGTCACTTCTTCAAATTTTTTGTTTACATATTCAATTGTCCCCTCATAATCTGTAATATAGACAATATTAATAGTTTCATCAATTATTTTGTCTAGTTCTTTTAAATCCTTTTCAGCTCTGCGTTTTTCAGTAATGTCACTTCCATAGAAGAAAACTGCTTTTTCTTCTTTAATCCAAACAAGGCTAAAACTATATAACTTTTCATTTAAATTAAGTTCTATCGGAGTATTATTAGATTTATCTTTCAACGCTTTTTTTATAGGATATGGTACTTTTTGTTCCGTATTTATTTTAAATTCATCAAATAACTTTTTGCCTATTCTATTAATATACAAAAGAACTCCTTCGGAATTAACATATAATATTGGTATTGACGCTTTGTCTAAGAATTTTAAAGAAGCCATTTTTAAATTATTTAAATAACTATCACTTTCGTAAGACAATTCTTTTTCCCTCCTTCTAATCAATTAATGTTCTACAATTTTCGCTTGCTTTCCTTTATTATTTGCAATATCTGTGAAATTGTAAAAATATTTAGAAAATTATTGACATTAAGAAAAACTAAACCCATAATAGCAATAAGAAGCATAAATAAGTATGAGTTGTACAATTTATAATAACTAAGACTCATTGGGATATACAATCTCTCATAGTTAGTAATGCTTAATAATAAATAAGGAAATGCTTTAAGGGAGGGATTTATTATGAAGTTCTGCAAAAAGTGTAAATCAACTAACCTGAAGTTTAAAGTTAAACTTGAAGCCGAACTTGATGTTATTGTTGATGAAGAATGTAAAATTGTAAAAGAGTTAGAGCTTAAGAGAAAAGGTAAAAAATATGGCACTAAATATGTTTGTATCAATTGTGGTAAAGAATATGCCAAAATTAGCCCTTTGCTGGAACATGTATGGTGAGATGACAAAAGAAGGTGGTGAATTAAATGATAACAAAGGTTATGAAAAATAAAAGGATAGAATTTAGGTGTGATGTATGCGAAAAACCAATAATTACAAGATATAATAACTCTAAAGAACTAGTTTGTTCTTGTGGATTTTTGCATGATATAAGTAAATTAACCTGTAATAGTACAAACGGACGTAATAAAAAGTTTAAAAATAATTATTTCAAATAGGGTAACTAAATAAAACACCTGCCTGTGCGACACGTCTACAGCAGGCAGGTGTTCTGAGATCACCGACAATAAACTATAACACCCTTTTTTAAAAGTAGTTTTTTTATGTTAAGACTTACTAGGAGAAGGTAATACTATGCAGAATACGCCTGCAATTAAAGGAAATAACATAGTTAATAGCAATATTTCGTTATAACTGCCGAATAAATCATAAGCCATACCAAAGGGTAGTGGGCCTAAAGCTGAACCAAGGACAACAGCTGTTGTTGCCATCCCCCTTATACTACCCAAATGTTCTCGACCAAAATAGTAGGGCCACAATACACCTATTCCTACAAGATTAAATGCATTAAAAAGACCATGAAGAATAGAGTATATTATCAAAATATTATAAGAATCAAAGTATATCAAAATCAAAATAGTGATTAGGAAGATGAAAAAGTTCATTCCTTTAACATAATTAGGGCTGATCCGGTCGTATACAAAACCGGCAAAGAAAGTAGAAATCAACTGTGAAATTGCAAAAATGCTTAAGATGTATGCAGCAAAACCAGTTGTGTGTCCTTTTAGCTGCATAATGGAAACCATATGAAATGTAATAGCTGTATTAACAAGTGCTGGAATTGCAGAAATAAATAATAGCACCCAAAAGGCCTTAGTTTTTCTAGCTTCTTTTAGAGTCATAGACTCTTCTTCTTTTAGGTTTTGTTTCTTTAAATTTGAAGATTTAATCGCCTTATCATGGCTACCTCTTTTATTATGATTATTGTAATTATAACCTTGGCCATCTGGTTTTTCACCGATATCTTCAGGTTTATTTCTTACTAATAATAGTGCTACAGGTGCCATAAAGAATATTAATAATAATGCCCAAAACCTCCAGGCAAGCTCTACCCCATAACTTGAGATTAAAAAGTTGTTAACTGGTGGTATAGCCATAGCTCCTATTGATCCCCCAAGGGTCATAATGCTAAGTGCAATACCACGCTTCTTTTGAAACCATTGAGGGACTAATGTATCAGGTATTAATGTTAATGACCCCTGACCAAAGAACCTTAAAAATATAAAACCGATTCCAAGCATTATAGGAAATCTAACAAAGCTCATCCAAATACATGTTAACCCTAATAAAATCGGAACGACAGTAAATATTTTTCGATGCCCCTTGCGGTCTATTATTTTACCCATAAAAGCGATATTAAGTCCTGATATCAATGTTGCTATAGAATATAGCCCAGATACAAGTGAATGACTCCAGCCAACTTCAGTAACATAATAATCTATAAAAATTGAGACTGAATAAGTCTGACCAGGCCCTGAGAAAAAAAGCCCAAGAGCCCCTATTAAAACCATAGTCCAACCATAATAAAATGGGGATTTATTTGGTACTATTAAATTTTGTATTTTTGAGTTTTTTAACTGGTTTGATTTCATAACAAAAATTATAACATTGTTTTTTTCTTATAGAAAACATAACTGGTTTAATTAAAGTTAACCTTGACCCCTTGTCCTTCCTCATTCTATTGTAAAATACACCTGGCTACTTAATCTAAATTAATATGTTACTAAATCTAAATTAATATTTTATTATAGAACAGAAATATGATATTTTATAAATAACCATTTTTTAAATTGGGAGTGATTTGTATTACAATTAATGCTACTAAAATTATAATACTTGGCACTATTGTAACCTTGATGTTGGGTGGTGGTTTTTTTGCGTTAGGTTGTGAGTCTACTTCAGAATCTTCTCAAAAGCCTTCTCCTGAAGCTAAAGATGATATAGACAACTTTGATAATAATCTAAGAAATACACTGATGCGATTAGAAGATCTTGCAACTTATTGTAATGATGAACCCCAAACAAATGATACTGACAGAATAGAAACTCAATTAGAAAGCATAAAGTCCGATTTTAACCTTCTAAACGAAAAGATCCTTGAGATGTGTCCTGATAGCAATTCAAATAAATCTCCTACTTATTTTGAAGCATACGAAGAATATTTTATTTTACCAAGGCTTGACGATTTAGTTTTAGACGACAAAGCGGAAAAAGAATTAGGAGTAATCGTGTATGATCTTCGACTTATTATTTCAATGATATATCCCCTTGAAGATGATACTTCAATATTTTTTGGTTTAGATGATTGGGAAAAAGACAACCTTAAGTTAACTTCATATGAGGATTTCTGTCAAGCTGTAAGTGACCGAATGTTTGGAGAAATACCTCAGAAAATTTACGAAGGAAATAGAGAAATAGATGAAGATAAGGTTTATGATTTTGATGATTCACCTGCAGGCACCTGACCAATTTAAATAATATCCCCGAGTTTCGGGGTTGAATTGGAGGTTATTTTAAGATGAAGAGAAGAAAATTTTTTAAATTTTTTGGTGGTACTCTGGTAGCTGCTGGCTTATTAGGTTTTGGAGGTTGTGACTTCGAAGATATTGAAGATATTATTGATGAAGACAATAGTGTGAAAGATAATAACGATACTGATTTAGATGTTAAAAATAACATACCAAAAAGAAAACTAGGAAATACAGGGTATGATGTAAGCATTTTTAGTTTAGGTGGAGAAGCTGCTTTATTAACCCCAGATAAAGAAGAAGAAGCCCAAAATATAATCAAAGAAGCTCTAGAATATGGAGTTAACTATATTGATACAGCTCCACGATATGGGAATGGTTTAAGCGAACAAAATATTGGAAAGGTAATTAGTGAAATTAATTTTAGAGATAATATAGTTATTGCTACAAAAACTCATGATAGAAGTTATGATGGTACAATGCGTTTATTTGAAGAAAGTTTAAACAGACTTCAAACAGATTATTTGGATATATATCAGCTTCATAACATTACTGATACGGACAATTTGCTTAAAGCTTTTGACGATAACGGAGCTATAAAGGCTTTAGAGGAATTAAAGGCAAATGGAGATATTAAGAATATTGGAATAACAAGTCATAATGCACCGGAGGTACTTTTAACAGGTATCAATGAATATGAATTTGATACTTGCTTGATTAATTTAAATGCTGCAGATATTCATGAAAAACCATTCCAAACTGACTTTTTAGAAGCGGCGAATGAAAAAGAAATGGGAATTACAGCCATGAAAATACTTGCAAAAGGTAATATGTTCCGTGAAGACGGTATATCTAAGATGAAAGAAGCTTTTTATTATAGCTTATCATTTTCAGTTTCTAATGCTATTGTAGGAATTTCTAATATTGAACAGCTAAGAGAAAATATAAAGCTAGCTAAAGAATTCGAGCCTTTAAGCGAGGATAAACTTACAGAAATTGAATACTTGACTGCACACTACTATGATGAAGTTAACTATAGATAGAGATAATTGTAAGATAGAGTTGATTATAGATTAACAAAAAGCAAAAATACAGCAGAAAGTGTTTGCTAGTTTGTGTTAATTCATGGTATAATAACTTGATCGCAGGGCTTTACATTGTTAGCTTTGCAAGACAAATGTAAAGTCTTTTTTTTATGCAT
The Natranaerofaba carboxydovora genome window above contains:
- a CDS encoding aldo/keto reductase — protein: MKRRKFFKFFGGTLVAAGLLGFGGCDFEDIEDIIDEDNSVKDNNDTDLDVKNNIPKRKLGNTGYDVSIFSLGGEAALLTPDKEEEAQNIIKEALEYGVNYIDTAPRYGNGLSEQNIGKVISEINFRDNIVIATKTHDRSYDGTMRLFEESLNRLQTDYLDIYQLHNITDTDNLLKAFDDNGAIKALEELKANGDIKNIGITSHNAPEVLLTGINEYEFDTCLINLNAADIHEKPFQTDFLEAANEKEMGITAMKILAKGNMFREDGISKMKEAFYYSLSFSVSNAIVGISNIEQLRENIKLAKEFEPLSEDKLTEIEYLTAHYYDEVNYR
- a CDS encoding MFS transporter, with the protein product MVLIGALGLFFSGPGQTYSVSIFIDYYVTEVGWSHSLVSGLYSIATLISGLNIAFMGKIIDRKGHRKIFTVVPILLGLTCIWMSFVRFPIMLGIGFIFLRFFGQGSLTLIPDTLVPQWFQKKRGIALSIMTLGGSIGAMAIPPVNNFLISSYGVELAWRFWALLLIFFMAPVALLLVRNKPEDIGEKPDGQGYNYNNHNKRGSHDKAIKSSNLKKQNLKEEESMTLKEARKTKAFWVLLFISAIPALVNTAITFHMVSIMQLKGHTTGFAAYILSIFAISQLISTFFAGFVYDRISPNYVKGMNFFIFLITILILIYFDSYNILIIYSILHGLFNAFNLVGIGVLWPYYFGREHLGSIRGMATTAVVLGSALGPLPFGMAYDLFGSYNEILLLTMLFPLIAGVFCIVLPSPSKS